The nucleotide window GGACGGCAACCCAGTCGCCCGCGCCGACGTCCGCCCGGTGGGCCAGCGCGTGAAAGGAGGTCATGAACCGACAGCCAAGCCCCGCCATGTCGACCGACGAGACGCCGTCGGGCAGCTCGACGAGGTTGTGCCCCGCGCTCGGGACGTGAACCTCTTCGGCGAAGGCGCCCGGCGCCTCCTCGACGAACCCCAGGGGCAGCCCGTTCTCGCAGGTGTTCGAGTACCCGTTGCGACACTCTGGGCAGGAGCCGTCGCCGAGGTTGAACGGGACGGCGACGTGGTCGCCCTCGCTGACCCCCTCGACGTCCTCACCGACCTCCACCACCCGACCCGCGGGTTCGTGGCCGAGGATCTGGCCCGGCTGTGTCCGGATGTCGAGCCACTCCCAGTCGCCCTGCCAGCCGTGCCAGTCCGACCGGCAGATCCCGCAGGCTTCCAGTTCCACGACCGCCCCGTCCGGCGCCGCCGACGGGGCGTCGACGTCGGTGATGTCGAGCGGTTCGCCGTGCTCCTCGAGAACTGCTGCGCGCATAGCGACTTGATCCACGGTAACAACCCACATAATCTTTTCTGATGACAGCTCCCGGTAGCCCGGGACACGCTCGGGGACCTCCACCGAGGCAGGGATTTAGGACCACCCCGGCCGTTCGGCGGGCCATGAGCGGCACGATAGAGTCCGAGGTCGACGGTCAGGTCTGTACGGTCACCATCGCGAACGAGGGCAAGCGCAACGCGATGGACTTCGAGATGGCCGAGGAGCTGACGGCCACTTTCGAGGCCCTGGAGGAGCGCGAGGAGCCCACGGTGGCCGTCCTCCGGGGGGCCGGCGAGCAGGCGTTCTGTGCGGGTTTCGACCTCGACGTCGACCGCAGCGAGACGCCCAAGGACTTGAAACGGCGCTGGCCGGAGATGACCGACACTATCGAGGGATACTCCTACCCCGTCGTCGGGATGATAAACGGCGACACCTACGGTGGCGGGGTCGAGATCGCCGCGGCCTGTGACATCCGGCTGGGCGCCAGCGACGCCCGCTTTGCCGTCACCCCCGCGAAGATCGGGCTGGTCTACGGCGGCCGCGCTATCCACCGGATCATGCGCCTCGTCGGACCGGCGAAGACCAAGGAGCTGCTGTTCACCGCCGAGCCCATCGACGCCGAGCACGCCGCCGAGGTCGGCTTTCTCAACTACGTCCTCGACCGCGAGGACCTGGCCGAGCGCACGTACGACATGGCCGAGACCATCGCCGGCAACGCCCCCTTCTCGCTGCGCAAGATGAAACAGATCGTGGACATGATCCACGAGAAGGGACGCATCTCCGAGGCGGAGACGCGGTGGGTCGCCCGCGTCCGCGACCAGGCGTTCAACAGCCGGGACCACGCCGAGGGCGTCGCCGCCTTCCGGGAGGGCCGCGAGCCCGATTTCCAGGGCGAGTGAACCGAGCAGGATCCGAGGACTAACCCTTCCGGTCGGAGGGCGCGCGCTGTCGCGGCCTCGTGCCGCGACGATACTGCGCGAGGGATGAGCGACCGACCGCAGGGAGGGAGCGAATCGGTTGGGGAGGCGTGTGGTCTGCGTTGCGCAAACGGAGTGAGCGTAACGAGGGAGCGAGTAGCGCGGAGCGAAGCTCCGCGGACCATGCGAGCGGGCCTCCGGCCCGCGAGCAGACGGCGAAGCCGAGAACACAGGGCGGGACTGAAAGGGGCCGGAGGCTGCGGGAAGACGGCCGTTCACGGCGGCGTAGCCGCCGTGAGCTCGGGAGAGCGGAGCTCTCCCGGTGATGCAAGCACTGGACGGAGCGAACGAAGTGAGCGACGGAAGCGCGCAGCGAGGGCTTCGACCGCAGCCAGCGGGAGACCGGGGGTCTCCCGGGCAGTGGGGGGGGGGGGGGCCCCCCCCGCCCGGGGGGTTTCCGCGGGACCGGTGAAAGCCCCCCGCCCAAACCCACCC belongs to Salinirussus salinus and includes:
- a CDS encoding enoyl-CoA hydratase/isomerase family protein, coding for MSGTIESEVDGQVCTVTIANEGKRNAMDFEMAEELTATFEALEEREEPTVAVLRGAGEQAFCAGFDLDVDRSETPKDLKRRWPEMTDTIEGYSYPVVGMINGDTYGGGVEIAAACDIRLGASDARFAVTPAKIGLVYGGRAIHRIMRLVGPAKTKELLFTAEPIDAEHAAEVGFLNYVLDREDLAERTYDMAETIAGNAPFSLRKMKQIVDMIHEKGRISEAETRWVARVRDQAFNSRDHAEGVAAFREGREPDFQGE
- a CDS encoding zinc-dependent alcohol dehydrogenase family protein, with protein sequence MRAAVLEEHGEPLDITDVDAPSAAPDGAVVELEACGICRSDWHGWQGDWEWLDIRTQPGQILGHEPAGRVVEVGEDVEGVSEGDHVAVPFNLGDGSCPECRNGYSNTCENGLPLGFVEEAPGAFAEEVHVPSAGHNLVELPDGVSSVDMAGLGCRFMTSFHALAHRADVGAGDWVAVHGCGGIGLSAVHIADALGANVVAVDLMDEKLDRAESLGASARVNASETDDVPAAVREAIGDDADVSVDALGVAETCRNSVLSLGNRGQHVQIGLTTQEEQGMVALPTDAIVMQEIEFIGSLGMPPTRYDEIFRMTATGKLQPSAVVSETVDLPEVNEKLEAMTDFGTVGIPVIDSF